A single genomic interval of Cellvibrio sp. PSBB023 harbors:
- a CDS encoding helicase HerA-like domain-containing protein, with amino-acid sequence MTQHYLIGGNGTQSVHLNLRMANRHGLIAGATGTGKTVSLQVLAEGFAKAGVPVFMADIKGDLSGLAKAGKPHPKVDERVQLMGISDYQQRLFPCVFWDLYAQQGHPVRATISDFGPLLLANFFDLNETQTGVLYAAFKIADDQGMLLLDLKDLQAMLNWMKDERKNLEDEYGGLSEASIAAIQRRLMMLEQEGADHFFGEPALDLNHLMQVTLEGTGVINILDATKLVNQPKLYAIFLLWLISELFENLPEQGDADKPKLVFFFDEAHLLFNGAPKLLVDKIEQVVRLIRSKGVGIYFISQSPADIPDSVLGQLGNRIQHALRAYTPKDQQAVKIAAQTFRPNPAFSTEAVITELGIGEALVSVLDEKGSPTPVERVMVAPPASRIGPLTPEERAEVMARSPYKAIYNQVIDRESAYEILKQRVNQQAQVTQQEKLQTQQRIEQERLAKEQQKQQERWQREQEKAQQQAQRASNRRESAAEALAKSAARAIGSNLGRQIVRGILGSLLGGRR; translated from the coding sequence ATGACTCAACACTATCTTATTGGTGGCAATGGCACCCAGTCAGTCCATTTAAATTTGCGCATGGCAAATCGTCACGGGTTAATTGCCGGTGCAACCGGTACGGGTAAAACAGTGAGCTTGCAGGTGTTGGCCGAAGGTTTTGCCAAAGCAGGCGTACCGGTTTTTATGGCGGATATTAAAGGTGACCTGTCTGGCCTTGCCAAAGCGGGAAAACCTCACCCTAAAGTAGATGAGCGTGTACAGCTCATGGGCATTAGCGATTATCAGCAGCGATTATTTCCCTGCGTGTTTTGGGATTTATATGCGCAGCAAGGGCACCCGGTACGCGCTACTATTTCCGATTTTGGCCCATTGCTGCTCGCCAATTTTTTTGATTTGAATGAAACCCAAACTGGCGTGCTTTATGCAGCCTTTAAAATTGCCGACGACCAGGGCATGTTGCTGTTGGATTTAAAAGACCTGCAAGCCATGTTGAATTGGATGAAGGACGAACGCAAGAACCTGGAAGACGAATACGGTGGTTTGAGTGAAGCCAGTATTGCCGCTATTCAGCGCAGGTTGATGATGTTGGAACAGGAAGGTGCTGATCATTTCTTTGGTGAGCCTGCTCTGGATTTAAACCATCTCATGCAGGTAACACTGGAAGGCACTGGTGTGATTAATATTCTGGATGCCACCAAATTAGTGAATCAGCCAAAACTCTATGCCATTTTTTTGCTGTGGTTAATTTCGGAGTTGTTTGAAAACTTACCGGAGCAAGGCGATGCCGATAAACCCAAGTTGGTGTTTTTCTTTGATGAGGCGCATTTATTATTTAACGGTGCACCAAAATTATTAGTGGATAAAATTGAACAGGTGGTTCGGTTGATTCGCTCCAAAGGTGTGGGAATTTATTTCATCTCCCAAAGTCCGGCCGACATTCCCGACAGCGTCTTGGGGCAGTTGGGCAATCGCATCCAGCATGCACTGCGCGCTTATACCCCCAAAGACCAACAAGCGGTAAAAATTGCGGCGCAAACCTTTCGCCCTAATCCGGCTTTTTCTACAGAAGCGGTGATTACTGAATTGGGTATAGGTGAGGCCTTGGTATCGGTATTGGATGAAAAAGGCTCGCCCACACCCGTTGAGCGGGTGATGGTTGCACCACCGGCATCGCGTATTGGCCCACTAACACCGGAAGAGCGCGCTGAAGTCATGGCGCGATCGCCCTACAAAGCGATTTACAATCAAGTGATTGACCGTGAATCTGCCTATGAAATTTTAAAGCAGCGCGTAAATCAGCAAGCACAGGTGACGCAGCAAGAAAAATTACAGACGCAACAGCGCATCGAGCAAGAACGCCTTGCCAAAGAGCAGCAGAAACAGCAAGAACGCTGGCAGCGCGAGCAGGAAAAAGCGCAACAGCAAGCGCAGCGCGCCAGTAACCGACGTGAATCCGCCGCAGAAGCCTTGGCGAAAAGTGCGGCGCGTGCTATTGGTAGTAACCTTGGCCGACAGATTGTGCGCGGTATTCTCGGTTCGCTATTGGGAGGGCGACGTTAA
- a CDS encoding PolC-type DNA polymerase III, whose protein sequence is MMLLELHRYPADSLVVFDFETTGLSPDMGDRAIEIGAVLIENGRITDRFQQLMNPGIRIPLFIENLTGITNAMAKESRSNAQVMADFYEFISGRNLVAHNASFDERFLRAEFKRIKKTFSGGIACSLLASRRIFHDAPNHQLATLASYKNLPTEGIYHRALADAEVTAHLWLRLLDELRAQQGFTQLSFGFMHQLTKTPKHQLRKLYAQQR, encoded by the coding sequence ATGATGCTACTGGAACTCCATCGTTACCCTGCCGATAGTTTGGTGGTATTTGACTTTGAAACAACCGGTCTATCGCCGGATATGGGTGATCGTGCCATTGAAATTGGTGCGGTATTGATTGAAAACGGAAGAATCACCGATCGTTTCCAACAGCTTATGAATCCAGGGATTCGCATTCCACTGTTTATCGAAAATCTCACCGGTATCACCAACGCTATGGCGAAGGAGTCGCGTAGCAATGCACAGGTGATGGCTGATTTTTACGAGTTTATTTCCGGGCGCAATCTGGTTGCCCACAACGCCAGTTTTGATGAGCGTTTCCTGCGGGCAGAATTTAAACGGATCAAAAAAACATTCAGTGGCGGTATCGCCTGTAGTTTATTGGCCTCGCGACGTATTTTCCACGATGCGCCCAATCATCAGTTGGCGACCTTGGCATCCTACAAAAACTTACCGACAGAAGGCATCTACCACCGGGCATTGGCGGATGCTGAAGTGACTGCGCACTTATGGTTGCGCTTGCTGGATGAACTGCGTGCGCAACAGGGATTTACGCAATTATCCTTCGGATTTATGCATCAATTAACCAAAACACCCAAACACCAATTGCGCAAACTTTATGCGCAGCAGCGGTAA
- the minE gene encoding cell division topological specificity factor MinE: protein MSIFDYLRKKRAPSSASVAKERLQIIVAHERTKRNLNQPDFLPQMQQEIIAVIRKYIHIESDQVTVNLDNSDNCSVLELNITLPD, encoded by the coding sequence GTGAGTATTTTTGATTATCTGCGCAAGAAGCGCGCGCCCTCATCGGCATCTGTGGCAAAGGAACGATTGCAAATTATCGTGGCGCATGAGCGCACCAAGCGCAACTTAAACCAACCGGATTTCCTGCCGCAAATGCAGCAGGAAATTATTGCGGTGATTCGCAAATATATTCATATCGAATCTGACCAGGTTACGGTCAACCTCGACAACTCCGACAATTGCTCTGTGTTGGAGTTGAATATTACGTTGCCGGATTAA
- the minD gene encoding septum site-determining protein MinD, giving the protein MAKIIVVTSGKGGVGKTTSSAAISTGLAMRGHKTVVIDFDVGLRNLDLIMGCERRVVYDFVNVVKGESTLNQALIKDKRTEGLYILPASQTRDKDALTREGVEVVINELSKDFEFIVCDSPAGIEQGALMALYFADIAIVVTNPEVSSVRDSDRILGILQSKSRRAEQNLEPIKEHLLLTRYNPVRVEAGEMLSVNDVEEILAIPLLGVIPESEAVLKASNQGAPVILDDATQAGQAYNDAVDRLLGKDIPHRFLEAEKKSFLKRLLGV; this is encoded by the coding sequence TTGGCCAAAATTATCGTTGTTACATCAGGTAAAGGCGGAGTGGGAAAAACCACCTCCAGCGCAGCAATCAGCACTGGCTTGGCGATGCGCGGCCACAAAACCGTGGTTATCGATTTCGATGTGGGTTTGCGTAACCTCGATTTAATCATGGGCTGCGAACGCCGTGTTGTGTACGACTTTGTTAATGTCGTGAAAGGTGAGTCCACCTTGAATCAGGCATTAATCAAAGACAAGCGTACAGAAGGTTTATATATTCTGCCCGCGTCGCAAACCCGCGATAAAGATGCACTTACTCGCGAAGGCGTAGAAGTCGTTATCAATGAACTCTCCAAAGATTTTGAATTCATTGTGTGCGATTCACCTGCCGGTATTGAACAGGGCGCATTGATGGCATTGTATTTTGCAGATATCGCCATTGTGGTTACCAACCCGGAAGTGTCTTCGGTGCGCGACTCGGATCGTATCCTCGGTATTTTGCAGAGCAAATCCCGTCGCGCCGAGCAAAATCTGGAGCCGATCAAAGAGCATTTGTTGTTGACTCGCTACAACCCTGTGCGGGTAGAAGCCGGCGAAATGCTCAGTGTAAATGACGTGGAAGAAATCCTGGCCATTCCACTGCTGGGTGTTATTCCTGAATCAGAGGCAGTATTAAAAGCCTCTAACCAGGGTGCGCCAGTTATCCTTGACGATGCAACCCAAGCGGGACAAGCCTATAACGATGCTGTTGATCGTTTATTGGGTAAAGATATTCCGCACCGTTTCCTTGAAGCTGAAAAGAAAAGTTTCCTTAAGCGTTTGCTGGGGGTATAA
- the minC gene encoding septum site-determining protein MinC: MIDVNFQLKGSAITVVVLAIIRYEPKSLVDELKEKITQAPQFFVNSPVLINLDRLENPESLKKIADLLTICRELDLQPLGFSGVPEVLLAAVNKTGLAILPTPSERALKLPKQETATSVETVIERVVETVVETVIEERLVQRQSKVITRPVRSGQQIYAEGADLIVLAQVSEGAEVLADGHIHVYGTLRGRALAGVKGDESARIFCQQMEAELVSVAGNFVLQDSLPPELLKKPVQVSLKGEKVVVEALVSN, encoded by the coding sequence ATGATCGATGTGAATTTCCAGCTAAAAGGTAGTGCCATTACCGTGGTGGTATTGGCGATTATTCGCTACGAACCCAAGAGTTTGGTGGACGAACTGAAAGAGAAAATCACCCAGGCGCCCCAGTTCTTTGTGAACTCTCCGGTATTGATCAATCTGGATCGCCTTGAAAACCCTGAAAGCCTGAAAAAAATAGCGGATTTGCTGACGATTTGCCGCGAACTGGATTTACAACCACTAGGTTTTAGCGGCGTACCTGAGGTATTGTTAGCGGCAGTTAACAAGACGGGCTTGGCCATACTGCCAACCCCTAGCGAACGTGCACTCAAGCTTCCTAAACAGGAAACGGCGACCTCGGTAGAAACGGTTATCGAGCGCGTTGTGGAAACGGTTGTAGAAACCGTTATTGAAGAGCGATTGGTGCAACGTCAAAGCAAAGTGATCACACGTCCGGTGCGTTCAGGCCAGCAAATTTACGCAGAAGGCGCAGACCTTATTGTACTGGCGCAAGTCAGTGAAGGCGCCGAAGTGTTGGCCGATGGTCATATCCATGTTTACGGCACCCTGCGTGGTCGCGCCCTTGCCGGGGTAAAAGGCGATGAAAGTGCACGTATTTTCTGCCAGCAAATGGAGGCTGAATTAGTCTCGGTGGCAGGCAATTTTGTACTGCAGGATTCACTGCCCCCGGAATTATTGAAAAAGCCTGTGCAGGTATCGCTGAAAGGCGAAAAAGTCGTTGTCGAAGCACTGGTGAGTAATTAG
- a CDS encoding DUF3300 domain-containing protein: MTYQLLQRPGKLALTLSLLLPLLVGCTTSQAVETPAYRGAATQSSFSSAQLDSLLAPIALYPDTVLSHVLIASTYPLEVVEADRWARNNTRYKGDDAVNAVDGRDWDPSVKALVAFPDILKRMSDDLDWTQQLGDAFLADEERVMDSIQNLRNRAYDSGNLDKVEHVRVIREERTIVIEPSVERVVYVPAYDTRVVYGSWWWPDYPPVYWHYPSSYVFVSGFYWGPRVYLGPRFYFSAVHWHQRRVVVVDHHHHHRFYDSRSVVRYQNARHWHHNPVHRRGVAYYDNNTRERFNSPRESYRDTREYRSNLRDGNQIAPNRARDQRQGRDAQFQQQLERRQAGPMGGNDARARIYGNDEQRNQPRADQLRERMTERREQFNTTPNRGDDQRARNPQPERQERLIERRESRPETSINRTQQPEYRAQPGVQSTQERQRIYRTEQPNRQQDINSNRVERIQSPRAQPIERSQPRFQNNERRDTPRVERSGGDNRASMRGERER; encoded by the coding sequence ATGACCTATCAGCTACTGCAACGCCCCGGAAAACTTGCGTTAACACTCAGCCTGCTGTTGCCGTTATTGGTGGGCTGCACGACGAGCCAAGCGGTGGAAACACCGGCCTATCGCGGGGCCGCAACCCAGTCGAGCTTCAGCTCAGCCCAGTTGGATTCCCTGCTGGCGCCAATCGCCCTCTACCCGGATACAGTTTTATCCCACGTACTAATTGCTTCTACCTACCCCCTGGAAGTGGTGGAGGCTGACCGCTGGGCGCGTAACAACACCCGCTACAAAGGTGATGATGCCGTCAATGCCGTGGACGGACGGGACTGGGACCCCAGTGTTAAAGCACTGGTCGCCTTTCCCGATATTTTAAAGCGCATGAGCGATGATCTGGATTGGACCCAACAATTGGGCGACGCTTTCCTCGCCGATGAAGAGCGGGTGATGGACAGTATCCAAAACCTGCGCAATCGCGCCTATGACTCCGGCAATCTGGACAAGGTGGAGCATGTGCGGGTAATCCGCGAAGAGCGAACCATTGTGATTGAGCCCTCGGTTGAGCGGGTGGTTTATGTGCCCGCCTACGATACCCGTGTGGTCTATGGCAGTTGGTGGTGGCCAGACTACCCACCAGTGTATTGGCACTACCCCAGCAGCTATGTGTTTGTATCCGGCTTTTATTGGGGTCCACGGGTTTACCTTGGTCCGCGCTTTTATTTCAGCGCAGTACACTGGCATCAACGCCGGGTCGTAGTGGTTGATCACCACCATCATCACCGTTTTTACGACAGCCGCAGCGTAGTGCGCTATCAAAATGCCCGTCATTGGCACCATAACCCGGTACACAGACGGGGCGTAGCCTATTACGACAATAACACTCGCGAGCGTTTCAATAGCCCGCGGGAAAGCTATCGCGATACCCGTGAATATCGCAGCAATCTGCGCGATGGCAACCAGATCGCCCCTAACCGTGCACGGGATCAACGTCAGGGCCGCGATGCGCAATTCCAACAACAACTGGAACGCCGTCAGGCAGGCCCCATGGGCGGCAATGATGCCAGGGCACGCATCTACGGTAATGATGAGCAGCGCAACCAGCCGCGCGCCGACCAGTTGCGTGAACGAATGACAGAGCGCCGCGAACAATTCAACACCACACCCAATCGGGGTGATGATCAACGGGCGCGCAACCCGCAACCGGAGCGCCAGGAGCGGCTCATTGAACGACGCGAAAGTCGCCCGGAAACATCCATTAACAGAACCCAGCAGCCGGAGTATCGCGCCCAACCCGGTGTACAGTCTACGCAAGAGCGGCAACGTATTTACCGCACCGAGCAACCAAACCGGCAGCAAGACATTAACAGTAACCGTGTTGAGCGGATTCAATCACCGCGCGCGCAACCTATTGAGCGCAGCCAACCGCGCTTTCAAAACAACGAACGCCGCGATACACCACGGGTAGAACGCAGTGGTGGCGATAACCGCGCCAGTATGCGCGGCGAGCGCGAACGTTAA
- a CDS encoding site-2 protease family protein gives MQLFSFGYAGHEFAVAATPATGEEQVAVDGQLVSSARHFGIASTHEFVLADLGAVKLVYVLNLRAGDVNYELWVNDAQVLEGRALVSAEQQSAAQAFAAQQAALAGEGGAPAAPAPDKSNSWLSIGLIAFKFLKAAQVVKVALMAASVAVYSVMFTLEFALALVGVLVFHEYGHLRAMKKCGLPTKGMYLIPFVGGLAVGDMPKTRWQDVYISMMGPVFGLVLTVAFYIVYLVTDSHFAGLVASTSALLNLFNLIPVHPLDGGRVVKSLVFSGRNYLALVALLVISALCFVVAWKLGLYFITFFIVLGVIDILAGWRVGLAEDIPPLTRYGIWFSVLWYLAVVGLFIGMILLIAADALPGSEIAIKVLAS, from the coding sequence ATGCAGTTATTTTCGTTTGGTTACGCTGGTCATGAATTTGCGGTGGCGGCCACTCCGGCAACAGGAGAGGAACAAGTGGCTGTCGATGGTCAGCTAGTATCCAGTGCGCGCCATTTTGGTATTGCCAGTACGCATGAATTTGTATTGGCTGATCTGGGTGCGGTGAAATTGGTGTATGTACTTAACCTGCGTGCGGGTGATGTGAATTACGAATTATGGGTTAACGATGCGCAAGTGTTGGAAGGGCGCGCACTGGTGTCGGCTGAGCAGCAATCTGCAGCCCAGGCGTTTGCCGCACAACAAGCGGCGTTGGCAGGCGAGGGCGGTGCACCAGCGGCTCCGGCACCTGACAAAAGCAATTCCTGGTTATCCATTGGTTTGATTGCCTTTAAGTTTTTAAAAGCAGCGCAAGTGGTAAAAGTCGCCTTGATGGCGGCCTCGGTTGCGGTGTACAGCGTGATGTTTACCCTGGAGTTTGCACTGGCACTGGTGGGTGTATTGGTATTCCATGAGTACGGCCATTTACGTGCGATGAAAAAATGCGGCCTGCCCACCAAGGGTATGTACCTGATTCCCTTTGTGGGTGGTTTGGCAGTGGGCGATATGCCTAAAACCCGCTGGCAGGATGTGTATATCTCGATGATGGGGCCGGTATTTGGCTTGGTCCTGACCGTGGCTTTTTACATTGTTTATCTGGTGACCGATAGTCATTTTGCCGGATTGGTAGCTTCCACCAGCGCGCTGCTGAATCTATTTAATTTGATTCCCGTGCATCCGCTCGATGGCGGGCGTGTAGTCAAATCGCTGGTGTTTTCCGGGCGTAATTATTTGGCGCTGGTTGCGTTGCTGGTCATTTCCGCATTGTGTTTTGTGGTGGCCTGGAAGCTGGGTTTGTACTTCATCACCTTTTTTATTGTTCTGGGAGTGATTGATATTCTCGCCGGTTGGCGCGTAGGGCTGGCGGAAGATATACCGCCGCTTACCCGCTACGGTATCTGGTTTTCGGTATTGTGGTACTTGGCGGTAGTGGGGTTGTTTATCGGGATGATTTTGTTAATCGCCGCCGATGCGCTACCCGGTTCGGAAATTGCGATCAAAGTGCTTGCGTCTTGA